One Bosea sp. 124 genomic window, TTCGTCGCGGGCCTGCGGGATTTCCAGGCGGCACCTCTCTTCGGCCTTTTCTTCGGCGGCATCTATGCAGTCGCCGGTCTGGCGATCCTGCTGTCACTGACCACCTTCGGCATGCCCTATCTCGCCTATCCGCTGGCGGCGGGCTTCGCGCTGATCGGCCCTTTCGTCGCGGTCGGCCTGTATGAGGTGTCGCGCCGGCGCGAGGCCGGCGAGCCGCTCGCCTGGGGCAAGGTGCTCGGCGTCGTCTTCGCGCAGGGCAAGCGCGAACTGAGCTGGATGGCCTTCGTCACGCTGTTCGTGATGATGATGTGGCTCTATCAGGTCCGGCTGCTGCTCGCGCTGTTCCTCGGCTTCCAGTCCTTCGCCAGCTTCCGCGGCTTTCTGGGCGTGATCGCGACCACGCCGGAGGGGCTGATGTT contains:
- a CDS encoding DUF2189 domain-containing protein; translated protein: MTEPYPNPEAADAPRPDPVVRRIAVHDVVEAFVAGLRDFQAAPLFGLFFGGIYAVAGLAILLSLTTFGMPYLAYPLAAGFALIGPFVAVGLYEVSRRREAGEPLAWGKVLGVVFAQGKRELSWMAFVTLFVMMMWLYQVRLLLALFLGFQSFASFRGFLGVIATTPEGLMFLAVGNLVGAVLAAALFSLTVVSFPLLLDREVDFITAMITSVRAVAASPVPMLGFAAAIAALSVVAMLPGFLGLVVIMPVLGHATWHLYRRVVEPAA